In Candidatus Sulfurimonas marisnigri, a single genomic region encodes these proteins:
- a CDS encoding potassium channel family protein, whose protein sequence is MNLLMRVRKFLHWEASPKPDVNLLPEIYSHLKAFRLPLILTVMTMMVGTMGYVIIDDFALMDAIYQTGVTFTTVGFGEIAPISDAGRIFTITLIISGFAVFSSAVGILIAELNRGHIVAILKERRMLYNIARLKKHFVVCYHNEYTLEVTKQLRKNHIPFVVIDPREEIHAWAEEHKYPTYLKAEPHAELTMLKAHLASAKGLITLSDSMSDNIALIASVRLFEKEHFLPRPYYIISSAETVTDIEKLKKLGADTVVSPTKLTAQRVSAMAARPDMENLLEEFLYKSDNPLDMEEVEVPKYSWAVLKKLRETHMRAITNTSIIGITKKDGKFLAMPKGDVLITSECKLLLIGTQKDINTTKGLLRKRDKPKELKFV, encoded by the coding sequence TTGAATCTCTTAATGAGAGTTCGAAAATTTCTGCATTGGGAGGCTTCTCCCAAACCTGACGTAAATCTTCTTCCAGAAATTTACTCCCACCTCAAGGCATTTCGCCTACCTCTAATTTTAACCGTAATGACAATGATGGTTGGCACCATGGGCTATGTTATAATAGATGACTTTGCTTTAATGGACGCAATTTATCAAACCGGAGTAACATTTACTACAGTTGGATTTGGAGAAATTGCTCCAATTTCAGATGCAGGTAGAATTTTTACTATAACACTTATTATATCTGGATTTGCAGTATTTTCGAGTGCTGTCGGTATTTTAATAGCAGAGTTAAATAGAGGACATATAGTTGCAATTTTAAAGGAGCGAAGAATGTTATATAATATAGCAAGGCTCAAAAAGCACTTTGTTGTTTGTTATCACAATGAGTATACTCTTGAAGTTACAAAGCAGTTGAGAAAGAATCATATACCGTTTGTTGTAATTGATCCACGCGAAGAGATTCATGCGTGGGCAGAAGAGCATAAATATCCAACATATTTAAAAGCAGAGCCACATGCAGAGCTTACAATGCTAAAAGCTCATTTAGCATCTGCAAAAGGTCTTATAACGTTGTCGGATTCAATGAGTGATAATATTGCTTTAATCGCTTCAGTTAGGCTTTTTGAAAAAGAGCATTTTTTACCAAGGCCATACTATATAATCTCATCTGCTGAAACTGTTACAGATATTGAAAAACTTAAAAAATTAGGGGCTGACACTGTTGTCTCTCCAACAAAACTAACTGCTCAAAGAGTTAGTGCAATGGCAGCACGTCCTGATATGGAAAATCTACTTGAAGAGTTTTTATATAAAAGTGATAACCCTTTAGATATGGAAGAGGTTGAAGTTCCAAAGTACAGTTGGGCAGTTTTGAAAAAGCTAAGAGAGACACATATGAGAGCTATTACAAATACATCTATTATTGGCATTACAAAAAAAGATGGTAAGTTTTTAGCTATGCCAAAAGGTGATGTACTGATTACTAGTGAGTGTAAACTACTTCTTATTGGAACTCAAAAAGATATAAATACAACAAAAGGGCTATTGCGAAAAAGAGATAAGCCAAAGGAATTAAAATTTGTATAA
- the rpmB gene encoding 50S ribosomal protein L28 encodes MARRCAISGKGPMSGNNVSHAKNRTKRRFLLNLRTVRITLDDGTTQKIKISARELRTLKKLS; translated from the coding sequence ATGGCAAGAAGATGTGCTATTAGTGGCAAAGGCCCAATGAGCGGGAACAATGTTTCTCACGCAAAGAACAGAACAAAACGTCGTTTTTTATTAAACCTTAGAACAGTAAGAATCACTCTAGATGATGGTACTACTCAAAAAATTAAAATCTCTGCAAGAGAGTTACGTACGCTTAAGAAACTTTCTTAA
- a CDS encoding HDOD domain-containing protein, with product MITKDKIDSFIDKIPPTPKALKETLSLLNIGELTKAAKVAESDLALKAYLKNIVNKPIYGFKNEVTDISQIFGILGVSLSQQTVYNYIITLLSPAKWSLFKLSSKTFYELQANLSKKWELILKHLEIDNKDIYSAISLLPSSVIVAEALFCEKIDDVTLLRTTKSLDFNTILIRLCGIGLFDICEQIAIKWEMGELVPQILQASSGLKPAEDEKINLLGKWMHLLLFYELSQPMFIKAGLNDFVDFQIDYVEDIYEEFASLMEIE from the coding sequence ATGATAACAAAAGATAAGATTGACAGCTTTATAGATAAGATCCCTCCTACACCAAAAGCTTTAAAGGAGACTCTCTCTTTGTTAAATATTGGTGAGTTAACAAAAGCAGCAAAGGTTGCAGAGAGTGATTTGGCTTTAAAAGCTTATTTAAAAAATATAGTTAACAAGCCTATATATGGGTTTAAAAATGAGGTTACTGATATCTCTCAAATATTTGGAATACTTGGTGTTTCACTGTCTCAACAAACTGTTTACAACTACATAATCACTCTTCTAAGTCCTGCTAAATGGAGTCTATTTAAACTAAGTAGTAAAACATTTTATGAGCTTCAGGCTAATCTATCAAAAAAATGGGAACTTATATTAAAACATTTAGAGATAGATAACAAAGACATATATAGTGCAATTAGCTTACTGCCATCAAGTGTTATTGTTGCAGAAGCTCTATTTTGTGAAAAAATAGATGATGTAACACTACTTCGAACTACTAAATCTCTTGATTTTAACACTATACTTATTAGATTATGCGGTATCGGTCTTTTTGACATTTGTGAGCAAATTGCTATTAAATGGGAAATGGGAGAACTTGTTCCACAAATTTTGCAAGCTTCATCTGGACTTAAACCAGCAGAAGATGAAAAGATAAACTTACTTGGAAAATGGATGCATCTTCTACTTTTTTATGAACTATCCCAACCTATGTTTATAAAAGCTGGCCTAAATGATTTTGTTGATTTTCAAATTGATTATGTAGAAGATATATATGAAGAATTCGCCTCGCTCATGGAGATAGAATGA
- a CDS encoding chemotaxis protein CheX, which yields MKAVVKNNIGLFSPQGFLDSNNTSSFLSIEDIETATKLKVEMILVSLKKVIFFNRNGLDTFVKLFMKVRKKNHIVVGFCDYDHKKYEAIKKFYKDDLDFSLFKTIEIAYLFTSTFKAKDKSILLYSSDKSQRSAMAIELHDYGHNPIIAQTQEEFIEKRKNPTAYDYIIEDTYMGQMGQTFSARVTGNAIIYTISSFLDVEVTNQFNIEYHNNSLNVGFRLFIFDAYKVISMNVHALNFFSKLSSSAAEYNATICFVGMSFEKTQASFRENLEDAGILFYPQMDDILQNKELLKELGASSAANIKDKRVINKKTVIELPRFIDATVLTLEMMTNSKAIKNSVEIQKISIVNKDDKLASSIGYYGDMNGMVVLIFPKGIAKKACELLIGEKTDDLEMILDTLAELVNIVGGKIKTLLSDENISVSITLPRTYQDIDSLMEVLDSKKGIQVDLSFNDDKFLFFLTR from the coding sequence ATGAAAGCCGTAGTTAAAAACAATATTGGTCTTTTTTCACCACAGGGTTTTTTGGATAGCAATAATACAAGTTCCTTTTTAAGCATTGAGGATATTGAAACGGCAACAAAATTAAAAGTAGAGATGATTTTAGTATCTTTAAAAAAAGTTATTTTTTTCAACCGTAATGGACTAGATACATTTGTTAAACTGTTTATGAAAGTTCGTAAAAAAAATCATATAGTAGTAGGTTTTTGTGATTATGACCATAAAAAATATGAGGCAATAAAAAAATTTTACAAAGATGATTTAGATTTTTCACTTTTTAAAACAATTGAAATAGCTTATCTATTTACTTCTACTTTTAAAGCTAAAGATAAAAGTATATTACTTTACAGCAGTGATAAGTCACAACGCTCTGCTATGGCAATAGAACTACATGATTATGGACACAATCCAATAATAGCCCAAACACAAGAGGAGTTCATAGAAAAAAGAAAGAATCCTACCGCTTATGATTATATTATAGAAGACACATACATGGGTCAAATGGGTCAAACATTCTCAGCACGCGTAACTGGCAATGCTATTATATATACAATATCATCCTTTTTAGATGTTGAAGTAACTAATCAATTTAACATAGAGTACCACAACAATTCTCTAAATGTAGGCTTTAGACTATTTATCTTTGATGCTTATAAAGTAATAAGTATGAATGTTCATGCTCTTAACTTTTTTTCCAAATTATCAAGTTCAGCAGCTGAGTATAATGCAACTATCTGTTTTGTCGGCATGTCATTTGAGAAAACTCAAGCATCATTTAGAGAAAACCTTGAAGACGCAGGTATACTTTTTTATCCTCAAATGGATGATATTCTTCAAAATAAAGAGTTGCTAAAAGAGTTAGGCGCAAGCAGTGCTGCTAATATAAAAGATAAAAGAGTTATAAACAAAAAGACAGTAATAGAACTACCAAGGTTTATAGATGCAACAGTTTTAACACTTGAGATGATGACAAACTCTAAAGCAATTAAAAACTCTGTTGAAATTCAGAAAATATCAATAGTTAATAAAGATGACAAGCTTGCGAGTTCAATAGGATACTATGGAGATATGAATGGGATGGTTGTTCTAATTTTTCCAAAAGGAATTGCCAAAAAAGCCTGTGAGTTGCTTATTGGTGAGAAAACTGATGACTTGGAGATGATTTTAGATACATTAGCAGAACTCGTGAATATAGTAGGTGGTAAGATAAAAACTCTTTTATCTGATGAAAATATAAGTGTGAGTATAACTCTTCCAAGAACATACCAGGACATTGATAGCCTTATGGAAGTATTAGATAGTAAAAAAGGTATTCAAGTAGATTTATCTTTTAATGATGATAAGTTTTTATTTTTCTTAACAAGATAA
- the rpe gene encoding ribulose-phosphate 3-epimerase, whose protein sequence is MKVAPSVLSADFGNLQRDVEAICNAGCDFVHVDVMDGHFVPNLTIGPVVVSAIAKCATKPLDIHLMVENNTFFVELFAPLKPEYISFHIEEEKHPHRLIQKIRSLGIKPAIVLNPHTPPESIEYLLEDLDMVLLMSVNPGFGGQSFIDSVISKASRLNELRNKINPNCLIEVDGGVSDKNIQALKDVGVDIVVAGSYVFKHASKEEAIKSLQI, encoded by the coding sequence ATGAAAGTTGCTCCTAGCGTACTCTCTGCAGATTTTGGAAATTTACAAAGAGATGTTGAGGCTATCTGTAATGCCGGCTGTGATTTTGTACATGTAGATGTTATGGATGGGCATTTTGTTCCAAATTTAACTATAGGACCTGTTGTCGTTTCTGCTATTGCAAAGTGTGCAACAAAGCCTTTAGATATACACCTTATGGTTGAAAATAACACTTTTTTTGTTGAGCTTTTTGCACCTTTAAAGCCAGAATATATATCTTTCCATATAGAAGAGGAGAAACATCCTCACAGACTTATACAAAAAATTCGTTCACTAGGCATAAAACCTGCAATAGTTTTAAACCCACACACTCCTCCGGAGTCTATAGAATATTTACTTGAAGATTTAGACATGGTTCTACTTATGAGCGTTAATCCTGGTTTTGGCGGACAAAGTTTTATTGACTCTGTGATATCAAAAGCTTCAAGATTAAATGAGCTGAGAAACAAAATTAATCCAAACTGTCTTATTGAAGTTGATGGTGGAGTTAGTGATAAAAACATTCAAGCTTTAAAAGATGTTGGTGTTGATATAGTTGTAGCTGGAAGCTATGTCTTTAAACATGCAAGTAAAGAAGAAGCAATTAAAAGTTTACAAATTTAA
- a CDS encoding phosphoribosylanthranilate isomerase produces MRCKICGIKSLEDAMHAIEAGADALGFVFYEKSPRYISPSDAKKIINKLPPFVEKVGLFVNVDAHTINTYMHKSGCTLAQLHFEASDEVYKQLLVPHIKVIRAKDANDILQYSDEYRLVDAYCESYGGAGKRLNIEWFKEVDCSKIILAGGLDPENVASVKPYGFYGVDVSSGVELSHGKKDAKKVKEFIVNAK; encoded by the coding sequence ATGCGTTGTAAAATCTGTGGGATTAAATCGCTCGAAGATGCTATGCATGCAATAGAAGCTGGTGCTGATGCACTTGGCTTTGTTTTTTATGAAAAATCTCCCAGATACATCTCCCCATCAGATGCTAAAAAAATAATAAATAAACTCCCACCATTTGTAGAAAAAGTTGGCTTATTTGTTAATGTTGATGCTCATACCATCAATACTTACATGCACAAGTCTGGATGCACTCTGGCTCAACTTCATTTTGAAGCTTCAGATGAAGTTTATAAACAACTTCTTGTGCCACATATTAAGGTGATACGTGCGAAAGATGCTAATGATATTTTACAATATAGCGATGAGTATAGACTTGTAGATGCTTATTGTGAGTCATATGGTGGGGCTGGGAAAAGGTTAAATATAGAGTGGTTTAAAGAAGTTGATTGCTCTAAAATAATTTTGGCTGGTGGACTTGACCCTGAAAATGTAGCTTCTGTAAAACCGTATGGATTTTATGGTGTTGATGTTAGTAGTGGTGTTGAACTATCTCATGGTAAAAAAGATGCAAAAAAAGTAAAAGAGTTTATTGTTAATGCTAAGTAA
- a CDS encoding 3'-5' exonuclease has product MLSNDFPLDTKSIHKLSSKGLCLQSLREQIDDDLDFSLELWHSQGLNILKDRGYFYFATKFMPIAEVEFCIVDIETNGSKIDKHQIIEIGAVKVKNGEITDRYESLVHCKEINSHITEITGIRAEDTKDAPNLKKVMYDFKVFLGDAVFVAHDVKFDYKFISLSMQKIGLAPLLNRSLCSLSLAERTVESYRYALSYLNDSLNLHPSATHHRAMSDVLTTYELFKLSLNNLNKDIKTAEDIIKFSKEAKRLKRPKFDPLKENQEEL; this is encoded by the coding sequence ATGCTAAGTAATGATTTTCCTCTAGACACTAAAAGTATACATAAGCTTTCATCTAAGGGGTTATGTTTACAAAGCTTAAGAGAGCAAATTGATGATGATTTAGACTTCTCTTTAGAACTTTGGCACTCCCAAGGGTTGAATATTTTAAAGGATCGCGGTTATTTTTACTTTGCTACAAAATTTATGCCAATAGCAGAAGTAGAGTTTTGCATTGTGGACATTGAAACAAATGGCTCCAAAATAGATAAGCATCAAATTATAGAAATTGGCGCAGTGAAGGTAAAAAATGGTGAAATAACAGATAGATATGAATCACTAGTTCACTGTAAAGAAATCAACTCACACATTACAGAAATAACTGGCATTAGAGCAGAAGACACAAAAGATGCCCCAAACTTAAAAAAAGTCATGTATGACTTTAAAGTCTTTTTAGGTGATGCAGTTTTTGTAGCTCATGATGTAAAGTTTGACTATAAATTCATATCATTAAGTATGCAAAAAATAGGATTAGCTCCTCTACTAAACAGAAGCTTATGCTCTCTGTCTTTAGCAGAGAGAACAGTTGAGTCTTACAGGTATGCTCTCTCATATCTAAATGATTCTCTAAACTTACATCCCAGCGCTACCCACCATAGAGCAATGAGCGATGTTTTAACTACTTACGAACTATTCAAATTATCACTAAATAATTTAAATAAAGATATTAAAACAGCGGAAGATATTATAAAATTTTCTAAAGAGGCAAAAAGGTTGAAGAGACCAAAGTTTGATCCTCTAAAAGAGAATCAAGAAGAACTATAG
- the accA gene encoding acetyl-CoA carboxylase carboxyl transferase subunit alpha encodes MATYLDFEHKIKFIQEDIISAQVRHDEGAVETLQKNLDKEVSKIFNNLSPFQQLQLARHIDRPYALDYINLIMRDKYEIHGDRHFRDDAAILCFIGYIGDEKVMVIGEQKGRGTKNKIKRNFGMPHPEGYRKALRAAKLAEKFNIPVLMLIDTPGAYPGIGAEERNQSEAIARNLLELSQLQTQTISIVIGEGGSGGALAIGVADKFAMMRYSVFSVISPEGCSAILWNDPAKVEAATNAMKITSSDLKELGLIDDIIAEPLIGAHRDKDTAATAIAEYFLGELSKLREMSSEERMDVRYKKLIGVGAFSE; translated from the coding sequence TTGGCAACATATTTAGACTTTGAACACAAAATAAAATTTATTCAAGAAGACATTATCTCTGCACAAGTTCGTCATGATGAAGGTGCAGTAGAAACACTTCAGAAAAATCTAGATAAAGAAGTTTCAAAAATATTTAATAATTTATCTCCTTTTCAACAATTGCAACTTGCTCGTCACATTGATAGACCATATGCGCTTGATTATATTAATTTAATTATGAGAGACAAATATGAAATACATGGAGACAGACACTTTCGTGATGATGCTGCTATTCTTTGTTTCATAGGCTATATTGGTGATGAAAAAGTCATGGTTATTGGTGAGCAAAAGGGTCGTGGAACCAAAAATAAAATAAAAAGAAACTTCGGTATGCCACACCCAGAGGGTTATAGAAAAGCCCTTCGTGCAGCAAAATTAGCGGAAAAATTCAATATCCCAGTTTTAATGCTCATTGACACACCGGGCGCATATCCTGGGATTGGAGCAGAAGAGCGAAATCAGAGTGAAGCTATTGCAAGAAATTTACTTGAATTGTCTCAACTTCAAACTCAAACAATTTCTATTGTTATTGGCGAAGGTGGAAGTGGTGGTGCTCTTGCAATAGGAGTTGCTGATAAATTTGCTATGATGAGATACTCTGTATTTAGTGTTATCTCGCCTGAGGGTTGTTCTGCTATTTTATGGAATGATCCTGCAAAAGTTGAAGCGGCTACAAATGCTATGAAAATAACTAGTAGTGACTTGAAAGAATTGGGTCTTATTGATGATATTATTGCTGAGCCACTAATAGGTGCACATAGAGATAAAGATACTGCTGCTACAGCAATAGCAGAATATTTTTTGGGTGAACTTTCTAAGCTTCGTGAAATGTCTAGCGAAGAGAGAATGGATGTTAGATATAAAAAACTAATAGGTGTCGGAGCTTTTTCAGAGTAA